The window caggaggTACGGGGAGACCATGGATCTGGGCCTGCAGTTCTAGCTCCTGCGAAAGAAGAATAGATAGGTGCAGGTGAAGATGGGTTCAGAGAAGTGTAAATGGCCATAAAGGGCTCCAGTGCAGACCCTGCCATCCACTTAACATGAGCTTCAGCAGcccaatctgtaaaatgggtacaATAACAGGTCCTTGTTTCTTGGGGTTGTTATGTACTGACCCAGTGAACTAAAGGAGCTTCAAGCTGTTGTTAAGGTGCCTGGTCTAGGGGGAGGAATGATAAGCACCCCAGCTACAATGATTACAAATGTTAGCAATTATGTGACCATAACTATGGTCATAATCATGGGAGTTGAGGAGCTGGGGGATTCAccaaggcagggcagggtggggtagGGTGAGGAAAATCCTGGCCTGTcttgcctctgcctctccctgaagCAAAATTACCATCCACAcgccctccacccctcccccaccccatctcctcctTGCACACCTGAATTCGGAGCTGCAGGCTGCGGTTGGCCTGCTCCAGGGATCGCTGCCGGCTCTCCAGGTCTTTGGAGCGCTGCTGCTCCTTCTGCAGCTTGCGGATGTAATCCACGGAGGCCTTCAGGATGGTGCCTTTGTTCCAACGCATCTCCCTGTGGGGCCCGACGGCAGGGAGGAACCACAAAGCCCTGCATAAGGCAGGGAACTTCCAAAACGTTCGTGGAACATGGCATGGAAGAGGTAATgattattttggtaccaaaaaaaaaatcactgaaatccatgcatagttctaTCATGACACACATTGTTACTGGGGATACTTCCTATGCGTGgattataaactttttttttttttttgcaccaagataaatgtatcttttaatgcCATTGTCTGCGAATGTTCTGAAGCTCCCCTGCCCACATGCACCCCCATATGTGGAGTTTCTCTCCATTGCTGAGGGGAGGGGAACTGTACCAGGTGGAAGGATCACCCCTGTGCAGGCCTTGAACTTGAGGTGGGGGCACATTGAAGGTACAGAATGTTCAGATGAAAACCCTCTATCTGGAATCTTTCAACAGTGCCTGACCTCCAGAAGCCCTCTTTGACATGCCCTTCTCTGGCATGTTTGAGAACCCATGTCTTTGATTGTTCTCACAACAGCCACCCTGGCTTCTCCGCACTCCTAGGACATGAACATTGCTGCCATTTCCTGCCTTCTTTGCTAGCTGTGTCATGCGCTTTGAACACTCCCCTGTCCGCCCCCTATCCCCATGTGGCTTCCCTACCTCAGCTTCTTAGGCCCGTGTGTGCCTTGTCAACTGTGGCCTGCCTCATTACTATTCTCATTCCAAAATGTCACTCTTCCCAACACAGCCCATCATCCTCCCATTCTTCGTTCTGTAGCACACTCATAACAGAGCATGTGGCTTTGGGCTTATTTGTCTGGCTTCCACCACTCCAACAGCGGGTCCACAAGGTCATAGATTTTTGTCTGTTTCAGTCCCTCTGACACCTGGCTCAACAGATTCATCTTGAAAGAATAAAGGAAGTGCTACACGAGCAGCAAAGTGAGGGGCTCATGTCCCCTGGAGAGCAGATAGAGCACCCAGACCATCACAGAGTACACAGCCAGGGTCTACAACCATTCAGGCCCAGAAAGACCCAGAGGAAAACTGCATGGGCAGGAGGGCCTGAAGCCCACCCCACCTCCCGCTGGCCCGGGGTCCCCAGCCCGGACTCACGGGTCACTGGACTTGGGGATGAGAGTGCCCAGTTCCTTGATCCTGTCGTTAATGTTGAATCGCCTACGACGCTCGACTTTGCAggtgaggagggggaggaagagggggaaacaGTGGTCAATGGGGTagaggagggaaaaagagagaaagcggGGTGCTGCAGGGTTATTGCAGGGAGGGGCTCCTGTGAAGGCAGGGCCAGGTGGTGCAGCAAGGCAAGGTGAGTGCGCATGCTCTCTGGCTTACTCAGGTTGTGATTATCTTTCTTCTGCCGTTCCTTCAAAAGAGCCTTGGCTTCGGTCTCTGGAAGAGAATATGGGTGGTCAGGGCTTCTGTGCCCATGGCGAGGAAGAAGGCAGCACAGACTCAGGGGTACTGGGCAGTAGCAGGGGGAGTGActttttagaatgtatttttgttcttgtgatttttaaatatagttttattattttcaaatatatagtttcatacatatatagatgaaatatatatatttgaaaagcagagtgacagagatagatTGATcaatgttccatctactggttcattctccaaatacccgcaatagccagggctgagccaggctgaagtcaagagccaggaaccccatctgggtctcccacatgggtagcaggaacccaagtccttgggccatattctgctgcctcCAAACTGaattaggaaggagctggagcCAAAGGGAGGAGTGGTCTGGATTCCAATCGGGCACTCCTAGAGAAGATACACCAGTCGAGACTCCAGTGTTCCCAGCAGCCCCTGAAACTGTTGCCCCACTATGCCTGCCTCACAGTGCTTTAtaaagccacagtgccaggctaCTTGTGAAACCCAAGATGAAAGAAGGTGAGAGACTGCAAGGTCAAAGCCAACCAGATGAAAGACGAAAAATGGTTCCTGTCTCTAGATGCCTGGATTTCCCCCACCAAGTTGGGCCTGGTTCCacagctgggtgggggtggggcagaagaGGGCTCCCCAAGGTGGGGGCATCCAACTGAGGGGAAGGGGCCAATGTGCCAGCACTTACCAGAGATCTCCCGCTTGATGTTGGGCAGCTCCGCCGGGCAGGAGTTGCTGACGGTGATGGCTGGCGTGGCCACACCCTGGCTACTGTACACATCAAGCAGATTTCCTGACACGGgcagctgggggaagggagggcagagaaatagTTGAAACAGACCCCCAGCACCACCATTCCTCAGAACCAGGTACTTGATCCCACACACATGTCAAGGATGGGTCCCTCAGGCACATGGCTTAGCAGACTCAGCCAAGGAGGGAAGCTTCCTTCTTCAAAGTGACTTCACATACAACAGGGAGGGCAGAGCTCAGCAGACCTGCTTAAATCTCAGCCCCTCAAATCTCTCAGTGACCTCTgatgctcctttcccaggctccaaggCTAGCTCTGAGCTCTGATGTGACATTCCAGTCTGTTAGCTCCTCCCCGCACCACATTCCAATCTGGCATTCTTGGAGCACTCTAACCCAATCTTTTCAGACCTTGGTAAATTGCCATGGCAACATTTTACCCAAAATTTGTCTTCTAAAGAGTTCCAACCTAATCTGTAGTCTTTCACTATGATCAAGTCACACCAACTATGTCCCATGGTCCCCTGTTGCTACGTACCAAGATCCTGACCCCAGGGACTTCTTGTTTATTGTTCTCCCTCATGATTTCTTGTCCAACTGCTCAGCTAACCCTGCTTTTATGCCAGCTTCGTGTTTTTCTGTCCTCTCTTCAAACTATCCTGGATATGCTCTAGTCCAACACACTAAATCTCTAAGTACACCCAAGTCCCACATCTTGAAGAGTTTTCATCTCTTAAAAGCTCTATCCAATCTGCAGATCTATGACAAGGTTTCAATCTTTAGCCGAATCCAAATCTCTACAAACCAGTACCGTTTTTATGCACATGCCCATCCTTTTATAAGTTGGAAAAAACAGAAGGCAAACCAATTGGTATGCTTCAAAGATAATTATAAGAGTTTTTGGAAAGTTCTAGGAAAACAGTGTTACAATTGTACATTCCTTGTTCTAGGATGTTTTTTCCATTCTCTACAAGAACCCTTCTACTTGGCATAGTTCACTGTATgaccctgtggaagacccagttaCTAGAAGGTTTGGCCATTTGTTATAATGTATACCAATTTTGGAGACTTATTGCTATGTTCTAAACACTACATGATCTGGGTATGTAGAAATAGTCTGAATCTTTTGGTACATTCAaactgctaaaaacaaaacaaacaaaaacaaaaaaattatcagGTTTGGATACTTGGTATAGCAAAGTCCAAACATCTTGCCATGCCTAAAtttccaggaacttcctgcacTGTGTATTAGTCTGCAAGGATGGATCTTCCCAGCCCTAGACCAAGGGGATTATTAGGTTTATTATGAAGTTCTGGCAGAACTTTCAGGAGTTCCATGACCAGGAAGCCTTCTATCCGGCTACATCCAAGAAaatgaggggagagggagaaaggaagggccCATACATATACCCATAAAAAACCCACAGTCTGAATACAGACTGGATGATCAGTTCTTTCCTGACATGCCTACCTGGTCTGTCAGGTGAACTCTCTCCTgttcaagcaaaaacaaaatctaCCTCAGGAGCTAGGCTGCCACAAGGCCCCCAGGAATTGCTGGGTCCCATTCTCATTACAAGGACTGCCCTTCTCATTTTAGCAAAATGCATGACAAGGGTCTCGCCTATCTCTAGCAAGCACAGATGCAGGCTTAGTGATAAAGGGATGCCACATCCCCCAGCCCAGGCAGGACCTACCGTGCTGGGGAGCTGTAGCCCTGCAGTGCCTCCCGGCAGATAACTGAGCATCTCATCATTGTAGCTGGACTCCAGGCTGATGATCTCATCGATGACATCATCGATCTGGGGGCAGAAGCAAACATGACACAGGCTTGGAAGGATTTGGTAAGTGGGGCATGGGAACCCTGTTGGCAACTCCTTACCTCCTTTTCTGAGCTAGACTCAATGGTGAGCAGCGCCATTGGGCTGTTTGGAGCACTGCCTGTGGGGCCACTGGTGGCATGGGCAGCCTCCGGGGCAGGTAGCGGTTGGGCAGTTGCAGGCCCTGGTGGTGGGGTGAGGGCCTGGGAAGCCAGCTTGGGTCCAAGTGTAGTAGACAGGTACTGTTTGACCTGCTGTCGGCGTGCTTGTTGCAGGTGGTAGCGTGTTGGGTTCTCTAGGTGGGTCTGCACCTGTGTGATGCAACGgttggggaagggagaaggacaAAGTGAAGCCAGTCTCAGAGCTGTCTCTGCACCTGCAGCCTGTCTACCCTAATCCACCTGGGATTGGTGACAAACCGGGTGCAGAATATGGGAACCCTCCAAAGTACCAGTAAGACAGTATCTCCGCAGAAggcacaaaaacatggaaacatttgctccacccaccttcctccatacttgaCCCTCCCTACagtaatcagaggcccacattaGGTATGCACCCCCCTCAAttttgtaaacaatattaaaaagaaaattaaatattaaaactaaCCTGCTTTCTCAGAACTCTCCGAACTCCCATATAGCCCCCCAAATCCAACCATTGTTACCAGGATTCCTTATGGTTTCTAGAGCATTCTGGAACCATTCCTCTGACTCTTCCCTGATCTCCAATATCACCTGACAGACCTGCTTTCCCGGGACACTGCAATGGCAGAGAAACTGCCAAAGGGAAGCTCATCCTATATTGCCAGGACCCCCGGGGCCCTCCCAACTCCTTCACTGTCTACAAAGACATCCCTCAACAATCCTAAATATACAGGACATAGCAGAGATCATTTAAATAGAATTAGGGATCTTTCTCAAAAACTACCAACACAACAACCTCTTCCCTCGCCCCCCACCATACCCACAACACAGCAGTCACCTGTGGCCCTCTCCTTACCTTGAGCACCTCCCTGGGCACTTGAGCAGGGGGTGGACGGCCCAAGGTGTGGCCCCCAGCAGAGACACCAACCACAGAGATAGCAGGAGAGGCAGGTGCAGGACTGGGGAAGGGAGCTGCTGCGGCCTGTTCACGACGCTCACGCCTCTCCTGCTCCTGCGCCTGGGCCCGCATCAGCTGCTGCCGCAGCAAGACCCGAGAGGAGGAAGCCGACGACATGGCAGGGGTCCTGGAGCCCCCTGCGGAAGATGATGCAGAGAGTGTCGCTGGGGTGGCTGGTGTGGCCTGTAGTGATATTGGGAGGCTGTGGAATGGGAAATATGGGGCCACATGTAAGCTAAAAATCTCATCCCATGCCTAAGATGGGGACAGACACAGGACCCACACTTGGTTCCAGGGGTCATAGTCTGATGGGGGAGACACCGGCCCTGGCAGTCAGAGGGCACAGTCCAGTGcggcagggagggggaggagaggttCAGCCCTTGGTCCTTTGTGGCGGAACCTGTATATGAGCCTGTTTATGTATCAAGTGGTGGGGCCACTGCTGGGTTCTGCAAA is drawn from Ochotona princeps isolate mOchPri1 chromosome X, mOchPri1.hap1, whole genome shotgun sequence and contains these coding sequences:
- the TFE3 gene encoding transcription factor E3 isoform X2, which codes for MSSASSSRVLLRQQLMRAQAQEQERRERREQAAAAPFPSPAPASPAISVVGVSAGGHTLGRPPPAQVPREVLKVQTHLENPTRYHLQQARRQQVKQYLSTTLGPKLASQALTPPPGPATAQPLPAPEAAHATSGPTGSAPNSPMALLTIESSSEKEIDDVIDEIISLESSYNDEMLSYLPGGTAGLQLPSTLPVSGNLLDVYSSQGVATPAITVSNSCPAELPNIKREISETEAKALLKERQKKDNHNLIERRRRFNINDRIKELGTLIPKSSDPEMRWNKGTILKASVDYIRKLQKEQQRSKDLESRQRSLEQANRSLQLRIQELELQAQIHGLPVPPAPGLLSLATTSGSDSLKPEQLDTEEEGRPGTATTFHLGGGPAQSGPHQQPPAPPSDALLDLHFPSDHLGDLGDPFHLGLEDILMEEEEGMVGGLSGGALSPLRAASDPLLSSVSPAVSKASSRRSSFSMEEES
- the TFE3 gene encoding transcription factor E3 isoform X1, producing MSHAAEPARDGVEASAEGPRAVFVLLEERRPADSAQLLSLNSLLPESGIVADIELENILDPDSFYEIKSQPLPLRSSLPISLQATPATPATLSASSSAGGSRTPAMSSASSSRVLLRQQLMRAQAQEQERRERREQAAAAPFPSPAPASPAISVVGVSAGGHTLGRPPPAQVPREVLKVQTHLENPTRYHLQQARRQQVKQYLSTTLGPKLASQALTPPPGPATAQPLPAPEAAHATSGPTGSAPNSPMALLTIESSSEKEIDDVIDEIISLESSYNDEMLSYLPGGTAGLQLPSTLPVSGNLLDVYSSQGVATPAITVSNSCPAELPNIKREISETEAKALLKERQKKDNHNLIERRRRFNINDRIKELGTLIPKSSDPEMRWNKGTILKASVDYIRKLQKEQQRSKDLESRQRSLEQANRSLQLRIQELELQAQIHGLPVPPAPGLLSLATTSGSDSLKPEQLDTEEEGRPGTATTFHLGGGPAQSGPHQQPPAPPSDALLDLHFPSDHLGDLGDPFHLGLEDILMEEEEGMVGGLSGGALSPLRAASDPLLSSVSPAVSKASSRRSSFSMEEES